In one window of Miscanthus floridulus cultivar M001 chromosome 12, ASM1932011v1, whole genome shotgun sequence DNA:
- the LOC136496319 gene encoding uncharacterized protein, giving the protein MTTTGMVLYGRTKVLRDDQVIYSRHKVIQSGTSTDSKKDSVKEGNKAHQNIEQLISTLSDWAMKVTNITKETKDAMSSYLKNNRDDSDIISEDTSILEQSRGKKSNDIETWRIRGKGLESNESKWGHRENKVTLHQIKGCGCTKEVDQYENSESSNSDYQVHDIMVDVKQVEDAGVPKWSTNMKIVKAVIGTIKYMT; this is encoded by the exons ATGACCACAACAGGCATGGTGCTATATGGACGCACTAAG GTACTTCGAGATGACCAAGTCATATATAGTCGGCACAAAGTAATTCAAAGCGGTACTTCTACGGACAGCAAAAAG GATTCAGTGAAAGAGGGTAACAAAGCTCATCAAAATATAGAACAATTGATATCTACGCTAAGCGACTGGGCAATGAAGGTTACAAACATAACAAAGGAAACAAAGGACGCAATGTCTTCATATTTGAAAAATAACAGGGATGATTCAGATATAATATCAGAAGATACTTCCATTCTAGAACAGAGCAGGG GGAAAAAATCTAATGACATTGAAACATGGAGAATAAGGGGAAAAGGTCTAGAAAGCAATGAAAGCAAATGGGGTCACAGAGAGAACAAGGTAACTCTGCATCAAATTAAGGGATGCGGGTGTACCAAAGAGGTCGACCAATATGAAAATAGTGAAAGCAGTAATAGTGActatcaagtacatgacataatggTGGACGTAAAACAAGTAGAG GATGCAGGTGTACCAAAGTGGTCGACCAATATGAAGATAGTGAAAGCAGTAATAGGGActatcaagtacatgacataa